The proteins below come from a single Bombyx mori chromosome 7, ASM3026992v2 genomic window:
- the LOC101738255 gene encoding uncharacterized protein LOC101738255 isoform X3 — MKVNVLENSDLEEEDNDATINLVKQMHGSQQSDEDWLVDDPYEITHIETYEPKPKRKKMKYRPIKREVQSPTGLPGFYVAPKSERKIIYEESKRQDEYTVFGEYIANKLRKFKMPKTRGNLQQLITTILWQAEYGMYDSADSVKRVLMHSVQTNTSESCTVEFVAQDSINEQVLHDSNENQCLESETLEAETE; from the exons ATGAAG GTGAATGTGCTAGAGAACTCCGACCTGGAGGAGGAAGACAATGATGCTACAATAAATCTGGTGAAACAGATGCACGGTAGCCAACAATCTGATGAAGACTGGCTCGTTGATGATCCATACGAAATCACACACATTGAAACATACGAaccgaaaccgaaacgcaagaaAATGAAATACAGACCGATCAAAAGAGAAGTGCAATCACCAACTGGTTTGCCAGGATTCTACGTAGCACCAAAGTCAGAGCGGAAAATAATTTATGAAGAATCTAAACGTCAGGATGAATATACAGTCTTTGGGGAGTACATCGCGAACAAACTAAGGAAGTTTAAAATGCCAAAAACACGAGGGAATCTTCAGCAGTTAATCACAACTATATTATGGCAAGCAGAGTATGGAATGTACGACAGTGCAGATTCAGTTAAACGAGTTTTAATGCATTCTGTTCAAACAAATACATCGGAGAGCTGTACAGTGGAGTTTGTTGCCCAAGACTCGATTAACGAACAAGTACTGCATGACAGTAACGAAAATCAATGTTTAGAGAGTGAGACTTTAGAAGCGGAAACCGAATAG
- the LOC101738255 gene encoding uncharacterized protein LOC101738255 isoform X2, whose amino-acid sequence MKKVSSVVWRFFERIEENKRCVSVVCKLCENQYKYFGNTTNLRVHLTNKHPIQWELTQNGTLDESNFRFEDGDSIQSSSTPQKRKYTPRGSKNVNVLENSDLEEEDNDATINLVKQMHGSQQSDEDWLVDDPYEITHIETYEPKPKRKKMKYRPIKREVQSPTGLPGFYVAPKSERKIIYEESKRQDEYTVFGEYIANKLRKFKMPKTRGNLQQLITTILWQAEYGMYDSADSVKRVLMHSVQTNTSESCTVEFVAQDSINEQVLHDSNENQCLESETLEAETE is encoded by the exons ATGAAGAAAGTATCATCTGTTGTGTGGCGATTTTTTGAGCGTATTGAAGAGAATAAGAGGTGCGTCTCGGTTGTGTGTAAATTGTGTGAGAATCAGTACAAATACTTCGGTAATACAACAAATCTCAGAGTACATTTGACTAATAAACATCCAATACAGTGGGAATTAACACAAAATGGGACATTGGACGAATCAAATTTTCGTTTTGAAGACGGTGATTCAATTCAATCTTCTTCAACGCCGCAGAAAAGAAAATACACACCCCGAGGAAGCAAAAAT GTGAATGTGCTAGAGAACTCCGACCTGGAGGAGGAAGACAATGATGCTACAATAAATCTGGTGAAACAGATGCACGGTAGCCAACAATCTGATGAAGACTGGCTCGTTGATGATCCATACGAAATCACACACATTGAAACATACGAaccgaaaccgaaacgcaagaaAATGAAATACAGACCGATCAAAAGAGAAGTGCAATCACCAACTGGTTTGCCAGGATTCTACGTAGCACCAAAGTCAGAGCGGAAAATAATTTATGAAGAATCTAAACGTCAGGATGAATATACAGTCTTTGGGGAGTACATCGCGAACAAACTAAGGAAGTTTAAAATGCCAAAAACACGAGGGAATCTTCAGCAGTTAATCACAACTATATTATGGCAAGCAGAGTATGGAATGTACGACAGTGCAGATTCAGTTAAACGAGTTTTAATGCATTCTGTTCAAACAAATACATCGGAGAGCTGTACAGTGGAGTTTGTTGCCCAAGACTCGATTAACGAACAAGTACTGCATGACAGTAACGAAAATCAATGTTTAGAGAGTGAGACTTTAGAAGCGGAAACCGAATAG
- the LOC101738255 gene encoding uncharacterized protein LOC101738255 isoform X1, producing MKKVSSVVWRFFERIEENKRCVSVVCKLCENQYKYFGNTTNLRVHLTNKHPIQWELTQNGTLDESNFRFEDGDSIQSSSTPQKRKYTPRGSKNVRYSVSIDNNEESTGTMPTIDIQRVNVLENSDLEEEDNDATINLVKQMHGSQQSDEDWLVDDPYEITHIETYEPKPKRKKMKYRPIKREVQSPTGLPGFYVAPKSERKIIYEESKRQDEYTVFGEYIANKLRKFKMPKTRGNLQQLITTILWQAEYGMYDSADSVKRVLMHSVQTNTSESCTVEFVAQDSINEQVLHDSNENQCLESETLEAETE from the exons ATGAAGAAAGTATCATCTGTTGTGTGGCGATTTTTTGAGCGTATTGAAGAGAATAAGAGGTGCGTCTCGGTTGTGTGTAAATTGTGTGAGAATCAGTACAAATACTTCGGTAATACAACAAATCTCAGAGTACATTTGACTAATAAACATCCAATACAGTGGGAATTAACACAAAATGGGACATTGGACGAATCAAATTTTCGTTTTGAAGACGGTGATTCAATTCAATCTTCTTCAACGCCGCAGAAAAGAAAATACACACCCCGAGGAAGCAAAAATGTACGTTATTCAGTATCAATTGATAATAACGAAGAATCAACAGGAACAATGCCTACGATAGACATTCAGCgg GTGAATGTGCTAGAGAACTCCGACCTGGAGGAGGAAGACAATGATGCTACAATAAATCTGGTGAAACAGATGCACGGTAGCCAACAATCTGATGAAGACTGGCTCGTTGATGATCCATACGAAATCACACACATTGAAACATACGAaccgaaaccgaaacgcaagaaAATGAAATACAGACCGATCAAAAGAGAAGTGCAATCACCAACTGGTTTGCCAGGATTCTACGTAGCACCAAAGTCAGAGCGGAAAATAATTTATGAAGAATCTAAACGTCAGGATGAATATACAGTCTTTGGGGAGTACATCGCGAACAAACTAAGGAAGTTTAAAATGCCAAAAACACGAGGGAATCTTCAGCAGTTAATCACAACTATATTATGGCAAGCAGAGTATGGAATGTACGACAGTGCAGATTCAGTTAAACGAGTTTTAATGCATTCTGTTCAAACAAATACATCGGAGAGCTGTACAGTGGAGTTTGTTGCCCAAGACTCGATTAACGAACAAGTACTGCATGACAGTAACGAAAATCAATGTTTAGAGAGTGAGACTTTAGAAGCGGAAACCGAATAG